One window from the genome of Elaeis guineensis isolate ETL-2024a chromosome 5, EG11, whole genome shotgun sequence encodes:
- the LOC105046087 gene encoding cyclic dof factor 1 produces the protein MADSRDPAIKLFGRTIPLTEGQGQAADGENSGPASATEEPPAVDEKEESRVVTDAEVKDSVSDAAEELDRTKLSSCSGLDSGKEDDHQMSAHEDKAVADPKPEKDQTEANASNQEKVLKKPDKILPCPRCNSLDTKFCYYNNYNVNQPRHFCRNCQRYWTAGGTMRNVPVGSGRRKSKHSASHYRHIMMTSDGMPCNQVDASDSSSHQALPAGLSSPTRPLKGNGTVLKFGSEASLCESMASVLGDREQKRNAEVGSSAGGENREEPSCASFVMASNCVENDHSKIAFHKEQNGLQSGCNGLTPMHHLQCFPGPPWIYPWHPGWNNVSSMAAGRCSSELVYRPENGSPNPVPWCPPMMATPAFCAPTIPFPFVPASFWGCMPSWANGTLSMPWVGSNGGLSPSSSASSSSGSGNGSPTLGKHSRDATSQSEEKTEKSLWVPKTLRIDDPDEAAKSSIWATLGIKPDESIKKGGIFKAFHSKTESKDHTADAAQVLQANPAALSRSQTFQECT, from the exons ATGGCGGACTCGAGAGATCCGGCGATCAAGCTCTTCGGGAGGACGATACCTCTGACAGAGGGCCAAGGGCAGGCGGCGGATGGGGAGAACTCTGGCCCGGCTTCAGCGACGGAGGAGCCGCCGGCCGTGGACGAGAAG GAAGAAAGCAGAGTAGTCACAGATGCTGAAGTGAAAGATTCAGTTTCTGATGCAGCAGAGGAGTTGGACCGGACTAAGCTATCTAGCTGTTCTGGCTTGGACAGTGGCAAAGAAGATGACCATCAAATGTCCGCCCATGAAGACAAAGCAGTGGCAGATCCTAAGCCCGAGAAAGACCAGACTGAGGCCAATGCCTCCAACCAAGAGAAGGTGCTCAAGAAGCCAGACAAGATTCTGCCATGTCCTCGCTGCAACAGTTTGGATACCAAGTTCTGTTACTATAACAACTATAATGTAAACCAACCTAGGCACTTCTGCAGGAATTGTCAGAGATACTGGACTGCTGGAGGGACAATGAGGAATGTTCCAGTAGGTTCTGGAAGGCGAAAAAGTAAGCACTCCGCATCACACTACCGTCACATAATGATGACATCTGATGGAATGCCATGTAATCAAGTAGATGCTTCCGACTCAAGCAGTCATCAGGCTCTTCCTGCTGGTCTTTCTTCTCCTACAAGGCCCTTGAAAGGAAATGGTACTGTCCTCAAATTTGGTTCAGAAGCATCACTTTGTGAGTCCATGGCCTCTGTGCTCGGTGACAGAGAACAGAAGAGAAATGCTGAGGTGGGCTCTTCGGCTGGTGGAGAAAACAGGGAAGAACCCTCATGTGCATCTTTTGTGATGGCATCTAATTGCGTGGAAAATGATCATTCTAAAATTGCATTTCACAAGGAACAAAATGGCTTACAGAGTGGTTGTAATGGACTCACTCCTATGCACCACCTTCAATGTTTTCCTGGGCCTCCTTGGATTTACCCTTGGCATCCAGGATGGAACAATGTGAGTTCCATGGCGGCAGGTCGGTGCTCTTCTGAGCTGGTTTACAGACCAGAGAATGGCAGTCCGAATCCGGTCCCATGGTGCCCACCAATGATGGCTACTCCTGCTTTTTGTGCACCTACTATTCCGTTCCCATTTGTGCCGGCTTCATTTTGGGGTTGCATGCCTAGCTGGGCCAATGGAACCCTGAGTATGCCCTGGGTTGGATCAAATGGTGGCCTATCACCATCATCATCAGCAAGCAGCAGCAGTGGTTCAGGCAATGGCTCTCCAACCTTGGGCAAGCATTCTAGAGATGCTACTTCGCAAAGTGAGGAAAAAACAGAGAAGTCTCTATGGGTTCCCAAGACACTGAGAATTGATGATCCAGATGAGGCTGCAAAGAGCTCTATTTGGGCCACACTTGGTATTAAACCTGATGAGTCCATAAAGAAAGGTGGCATATTTAAAGCTTTCCATTCGAAAACTGAAAGCAAGGATCACACAGCAGATGCTGCTCAAGTCCTACAGGCAAATCCGGCAGCATTGTCCCGATCACAGACATTTCAGGAGTGCACATGA